From Halomicrobium salinisoli, the proteins below share one genomic window:
- a CDS encoding MinD/ParA family ATP-binding protein — MGGRSYAIAGGKGGVGKTTTAVNVAAALGASGRSVGLVDADLAMPNLGAVLGVEADATLHDVLAGAADLEAALARDDGLVVVPGDPRLDRYRQADPAKLGEVIQRLATAVDVVLVDTGAGLTHESLVPFGTCDAVVLVTTPDRAAVDDAAKTCEMVGEVDGAVAGVVATRADEAGAERVEADVPAPLLSRVPDDPEVAGDEPVVETAPDSAVADAYRDLAEALVPRPDGGRAGAATVSDG, encoded by the coding sequence ATGGGGGGTCGAAGCTACGCGATCGCAGGGGGGAAAGGAGGGGTCGGCAAGACGACGACCGCCGTCAACGTGGCCGCGGCGCTGGGGGCGTCCGGCCGCTCCGTCGGCCTCGTCGACGCCGACCTCGCGATGCCGAACCTCGGCGCCGTCCTCGGGGTGGAGGCCGACGCGACGCTGCACGACGTGCTCGCCGGCGCGGCCGACCTGGAGGCGGCCCTCGCACGCGACGACGGGCTCGTCGTGGTCCCGGGGGACCCGCGGCTGGATCGGTACCGACAGGCCGATCCGGCGAAGTTAGGGGAGGTGATCCAGCGGCTCGCCACCGCCGTCGACGTCGTCCTGGTCGACACCGGCGCCGGGCTGACCCACGAGTCGCTCGTCCCGTTCGGGACCTGCGACGCGGTGGTCCTCGTGACCACGCCCGACCGCGCGGCGGTCGACGACGCGGCCAAGACCTGCGAGATGGTCGGCGAGGTCGACGGCGCCGTCGCGGGCGTCGTCGCCACCCGGGCGGACGAGGCGGGCGCCGAGCGCGTCGAGGCCGACGTCCCGGCGCCGCTCCTGAGTCGCGTCCCCGACGACCCGGAAGTCGCCGGGGACGAGCCCGTCGTCGAGACCGCCCCGGACAGCGCCGTCGCCGACGCCTACCGCGACCTCGCCGAGGCGCTCGTCCCGCGGCCGGACGGGGGACGCGCCGGCGCGGCGACGGTCAGCGACGGGTAG
- a CDS encoding P-II family nitrogen regulator, with protein sequence MSDTDSDEEERDIKLVMAMIRPDKLGDVKETLAEVGAPSLTVTNVSGRGSQPAKTGQWRGEEYVVDLHQKVKIECVVADIPAEDVVEAIQEGAQTGEPGDGKVFVLPVEDAVQIRTGERGPDAV encoded by the coding sequence ATGAGCGACACTGACTCCGACGAGGAAGAGCGCGACATCAAACTGGTGATGGCGATGATTCGCCCCGACAAGCTCGGCGACGTCAAGGAGACGCTGGCGGAGGTCGGCGCCCCCTCGCTGACGGTGACGAACGTCTCCGGCCGCGGCAGCCAGCCCGCCAAGACGGGCCAGTGGCGCGGCGAGGAGTACGTCGTCGACCTCCACCAGAAGGTCAAGATCGAGTGCGTCGTGGCGGACATCCCCGCCGAGGACGTCGTGGAGGCCATCCAGGAGGGCGCCCAGACGGGCGAGCCCGGTGACGGGAAGGTCTTCGTCCTCCCCGTGGAGGACGCGGTCCAGATCCGCACGGGCGAGCGCGGACCCGACGCGGTGTGA
- a CDS encoding CPBP family intramembrane glutamic endopeptidase, whose amino-acid sequence MALRKPLRDRIDRVPPDWIAAPATALVLTACAAAAALAAGEGVRVARDALPLPETLAAYVVFSRAAQFAFLVVALGYVAYRGTPERYVRFGRPSWRDLGWLVAFFPLLVLASGITTSVLGALGIPLVSSAGSTGPSLAEHPGVLPLVFVVYFLFAAPAEELLFRGVVQGRLREAFSAAPAIVLAAVCFALLHVPFYLQSGETAALTNLLAQTFYGGLLFGLLYERTDTLVVPAAAHATMWSWNVLAHYATALAAAV is encoded by the coding sequence ATGGCCCTCCGCAAACCGCTGCGCGACCGTATCGACCGGGTCCCGCCCGACTGGATCGCCGCCCCCGCCACCGCTCTCGTACTCACCGCCTGCGCCGCCGCCGCTGCCCTCGCCGCCGGCGAGGGGGTCCGTGTGGCCCGCGACGCGCTCCCCCTGCCCGAGACGCTGGCGGCCTACGTCGTCTTCAGCAGGGCCGCCCAGTTCGCCTTTCTCGTCGTCGCGCTCGGGTACGTCGCCTACCGCGGGACGCCCGAGCGGTACGTCCGGTTCGGCCGTCCGTCGTGGCGGGACCTGGGCTGGCTGGTGGCCTTCTTCCCGCTGCTGGTCCTCGCCAGCGGAATCACGACGTCGGTCCTCGGGGCCCTGGGGATACCGCTGGTGTCCAGCGCCGGGAGCACCGGTCCGAGCCTGGCGGAACACCCCGGAGTCCTGCCGCTGGTGTTCGTCGTTTACTTCCTGTTCGCGGCGCCGGCCGAGGAACTGCTCTTCCGCGGGGTCGTGCAGGGCCGGCTTCGGGAAGCCTTCTCGGCGGCGCCTGCGATCGTCCTCGCGGCGGTCTGCTTCGCGCTGCTACACGTGCCGTTCTACCTCCAGTCGGGCGAGACGGCGGCGCTGACGAACCTGCTCGCTCAGACGTTCTACGGCGGCCTCCTGTTCGGACTGCTGTACGAGCGCACCGACACCCTCGTCGTCCCGGCCGCCGCGCACGCGACGATGTGGTCCTGGAACGTCCTGGCGCACTACGCGACGGCGCTCGCGGCTGCGGTCTGA
- a CDS encoding DUF192 domain-containing protein, translating into MQRARSLAVVGLVLLVALAGCAQFDAGSTTATSTDAPTETATPTAEPTPTATPTPEPTPTIDLDRGNATGTFLTDDGNVTVTLEVADEPTERSEGLMNRTHLPERHGMVFVYDGAAQRGFWMKNTLIPLDMIFIAPNGTVLNVEHARTQPNASVGELETYYSDGHAQYVVEMERGFANETGVGPGTQVELDLPESNESDAE; encoded by the coding sequence ATGCAGCGAGCACGCTCACTGGCGGTCGTCGGGCTCGTCCTCCTCGTCGCGCTGGCGGGGTGCGCGCAGTTCGATGCGGGGTCGACCACGGCGACGAGCACCGACGCGCCGACCGAAACGGCCACGCCGACGGCCGAACCGACGCCGACCGCGACGCCGACGCCGGAGCCGACCCCGACGATCGACCTCGACCGCGGGAACGCCACGGGGACGTTCCTGACCGACGACGGGAACGTCACCGTCACGCTGGAGGTGGCCGACGAGCCGACCGAGCGCAGCGAGGGGCTGATGAACCGGACGCACCTGCCCGAGCGCCACGGGATGGTGTTCGTCTACGACGGGGCCGCCCAGCGGGGCTTCTGGATGAAGAACACGCTGATCCCGCTGGATATGATCTTCATCGCGCCCAACGGGACCGTGCTGAACGTCGAGCACGCCCGCACCCAGCCCAACGCCAGCGTGGGCGAACTGGAGACCTACTACAGCGACGGGCACGCGCAGTACGTCGTCGAGATGGAGCGCGGGTTCGCCAACGAGACCGGCGTCGGCCCGGGGACGCAGGTCGAACTGGACCTGCCGGAGTCCAACGAGAGCGACGCCGAGTGA
- a CDS encoding DedA family protein, whose translation MASLEPSRSSLRTFAEDYGLLVVAGTFVLLAVAGVALFLIGDEQYARRLIDRYGLFALLAIFVLEGAMLLYFAPSEALVPISIGVLATTGDGYDVGVVAAILAVAVVGATAGQTALFVLAKRGGREWLLDKPWFRVDERRLARFESWFDRWGRPAVPVSNALLFTRGMLTVPAGIADMDVREFALLSALGTLVFESWLALAAHYAIEWGLLDLLPV comes from the coding sequence ATGGCCTCCCTGGAGCCCTCTCGCAGCTCCCTCCGGACGTTCGCAGAGGACTACGGCCTGCTGGTCGTCGCCGGGACGTTCGTCCTCCTCGCCGTCGCCGGCGTCGCCCTGTTCCTGATCGGCGACGAGCAGTACGCCCGGCGGCTCATCGACCGGTACGGTCTGTTCGCGCTGCTCGCGATCTTCGTCCTCGAGGGCGCGATGTTGCTCTACTTCGCCCCGAGCGAGGCGCTCGTCCCGATCTCCATCGGCGTGCTCGCTACGACCGGCGACGGCTACGACGTCGGCGTCGTCGCCGCCATCCTCGCCGTCGCGGTCGTCGGCGCCACCGCCGGCCAGACCGCCCTCTTCGTGCTCGCCAAACGCGGCGGCCGCGAGTGGCTCCTGGACAAGCCCTGGTTCCGCGTCGACGAGCGCCGCCTGGCCCGCTTCGAGTCGTGGTTCGACCGCTGGGGCCGCCCCGCCGTCCCGGTCAGCAACGCCCTGCTGTTCACCCGCGGCATGCTCACCGTTCCGGCGGGCATCGCCGACATGGACGTCCGCGAGTTCGCGCTCCTGTCGGCGCTGGGGACGCTCGTCTTCGAATCGTGGCTCGCGCTGGCCGCCCACTACGCCATCGAGTGGGGGCTGCTCGATCTGCTACCGGTCTGA
- a CDS encoding chemotaxis protein CheC, with product MALEVDVRKLDIFNGMAREGSGTVADHLGQLTGHDAAVRTSQINFLDIEDVKTHIGTDRRVGIYVELNEPPYGYVLFMLEPADSKRLAGAMMGGMGETDDGEFSEMERSAMQEIGNIMTSAFIDGWANVLDTTIDMGTPTFVLGPADGIVDEMGGWPESELVFVIDSRITVEGGDLGMTVYTFPELESLVELIQNIDLDTDVEADTAADELF from the coding sequence ATGGCGCTGGAAGTCGACGTCAGGAAGCTCGACATCTTCAACGGGATGGCCAGGGAGGGGTCGGGGACCGTCGCCGATCACCTGGGGCAGCTGACGGGCCACGACGCCGCCGTCCGGACCTCGCAGATCAACTTCCTCGACATCGAGGACGTCAAGACCCACATCGGCACTGACCGCCGGGTCGGCATCTACGTGGAGCTGAACGAGCCGCCCTACGGCTACGTCCTGTTCATGCTCGAACCGGCCGACAGCAAGCGGCTGGCCGGCGCCATGATGGGCGGGATGGGCGAGACCGACGACGGTGAGTTCAGCGAGATGGAGCGGTCGGCGATGCAGGAGATCGGCAACATCATGACCAGCGCGTTCATCGACGGGTGGGCCAACGTCCTCGACACGACGATCGACATGGGGACGCCGACGTTTGTGCTCGGACCGGCGGACGGCATCGTCGATGAGATGGGCGGCTGGCCCGAGTCGGAACTCGTGTTCGTCATCGACTCCCGGATCACCGTCGAGGGGGGCGACCTCGGGATGACCGTCTACACCTTCCCCGAACTCGAGTCGCTGGTCGAACTGATCCAGAACATCGACCTCGACACGGACGTGGAGGCCGACACGGCGGCCGACGAGCTGTTCTAG
- a CDS encoding competence/damage-inducible protein A — protein sequence MDVALLTVGDELLSGDTENTNATWLARELTGRGASVRRVLTVPDDREVIAEYVREWRERFDAVIVTGGLGDTPDDVTVEAVADAFDRGLEVPEDVRERVEQKAREYREANPERFEEYEFDIDFDETAALPAGARPLQTAESFNPGCVVENVYVFPGFPEELKAMFGAVAEEFGGDVVTESVATVTPEGALKDVLDGVRERFDVAVGSYPVREDRPGRVKVSGTDGEEVADAAEWVRERVRTPAE from the coding sequence ATGGACGTGGCGCTGTTGACCGTCGGCGACGAACTGCTGTCGGGCGACACCGAGAACACGAACGCGACGTGGCTGGCGCGGGAGCTGACCGGCCGGGGCGCGAGCGTCCGGCGGGTCCTCACCGTGCCGGACGACCGCGAGGTCATCGCCGAGTACGTCCGCGAGTGGCGCGAGCGGTTCGACGCGGTGATCGTCACCGGCGGACTGGGCGACACGCCGGACGACGTGACAGTCGAGGCGGTCGCCGACGCGTTCGACCGCGGGCTGGAGGTCCCCGAAGACGTCCGCGAGCGCGTCGAGCAGAAGGCCCGGGAGTACCGCGAGGCGAACCCCGAGCGCTTCGAGGAGTACGAGTTCGACATCGACTTCGACGAGACGGCGGCGCTCCCGGCGGGCGCGCGCCCGCTCCAGACGGCGGAGAGCTTCAACCCGGGCTGCGTCGTCGAGAACGTCTACGTCTTCCCGGGGTTCCCGGAGGAACTGAAGGCGATGTTCGGGGCCGTCGCGGAGGAGTTCGGCGGCGACGTCGTCACCGAGTCGGTGGCGACGGTGACCCCCGAGGGCGCGCTGAAGGACGTGCTCGACGGGGTTCGCGAGCGGTTCGACGTGGCCGTCGGAAGCTACCCAGTCCGCGAGGACCGGCCCGGCCGGGTGAAGGTGAGCGGCACGGACGGCGAGGAAGTGGCCGACGCCGCCGAGTGGGTGCGGGAGCGAGTGCGGACGCCGGCGGAGTGA
- the larE gene encoding ATP-dependent sacrificial sulfur transferase LarE codes for MTAVEAKLEAARSDLADREGVLIAFSGGVDSSVVAALAHDALGEDAVACTAKSETLPEAELVDANRVADEIGIRHEIVEFSELDSEAFVQNDEERCYHCRSMRLSAMYDRARELGIDIVCDGTNASDPGEGHRPGLRAVEELNAYSPLLEHDITKEEVREIAREYDLSVADKPSMACLSSRIPTGLEVTEDRLSRVEKAERLLRTWGFEQFRVRDHDGLARIEVAEEELDVALDPDFVRAARDHVGDLGFDHVTLDLHGYQTGSVSPESEADDADDDPVVEDVFDTDYPVADE; via the coding sequence ATGACAGCCGTGGAGGCCAAGCTCGAGGCCGCTCGCTCGGATCTCGCCGACCGCGAGGGCGTGCTGATCGCCTTCTCGGGCGGGGTGGACTCGTCGGTGGTGGCGGCCCTCGCCCACGACGCGCTGGGCGAGGACGCCGTCGCCTGCACCGCCAAGAGCGAGACGCTCCCGGAGGCCGAACTGGTCGACGCCAACCGGGTGGCCGACGAGATCGGCATCCGCCACGAGATCGTCGAGTTCAGCGAGCTCGACAGCGAGGCGTTCGTCCAGAACGACGAGGAGCGCTGCTATCACTGCCGCTCGATGCGCCTCTCGGCGATGTACGACAGGGCCCGTGAGCTGGGCATCGACATCGTCTGCGACGGCACCAACGCCTCCGACCCCGGCGAGGGCCACCGGCCCGGGCTGCGCGCCGTCGAGGAGCTGAACGCCTACTCGCCGCTGCTGGAGCACGACATCACCAAGGAGGAGGTCCGCGAGATCGCCCGCGAGTACGACCTCTCGGTCGCCGACAAGCCCTCGATGGCCTGCCTCTCCTCGCGGATCCCGACCGGGCTGGAGGTGACCGAGGACCGCCTCTCCCGCGTCGAGAAGGCCGAGCGTCTGCTGCGGACCTGGGGGTTCGAGCAGTTCCGCGTGCGCGACCACGACGGCCTCGCCCGCATCGAGGTCGCCGAGGAGGAACTGGACGTGGCGCTGGACCCCGACTTCGTCCGCGCGGCGCGGGACCACGTCGGCGACCTCGGGTTCGACCACGTGACGCTGGACCTCCACGGCTACCAGACCGGCAGCGTCAGCCCGGAGAGCGAAGCAGACGACGCCGACGACGACCCCGTCGTCGAGGACGTGTTCGACACGGACTATCCCGTCGCCGACGAGTAA
- the hemB gene encoding porphobilinogen synthase → MNPTRRPRRLRTDGVRPLVSETELSASDLIAPVFVDATTDERVPIGSMPGHERVPVEAAVDRVEEVLATGVEAVIVFGIPESKDERGSRAWAEDGVVQRAVRDITAETDAYVITDVCLCEYTEHGHCGVLEENADEDPTLTVRNDETLELLSETAVSHARAGADMVAPSSMTDGMVGAIREALDDEGYDDVPIMSYAAKYESAFYGPFRDAADGAPAFGDRRHYQMDPANAREAMREVALDVEEGADVLMVKPALPYLDIVSSIRQEYDHPVAAYNVSGEYAMLHAAAEKGWLDLDEVARESLLSIKRAGADLILTYFAEDVAERL, encoded by the coding sequence ATGAACCCCACGCGTCGCCCGCGGCGGCTCCGAACGGACGGGGTCCGCCCGCTGGTCAGCGAGACGGAGCTGTCGGCGTCGGACCTGATCGCCCCGGTGTTCGTCGACGCCACGACCGACGAACGAGTGCCCATCGGGTCGATGCCCGGCCACGAGCGCGTGCCCGTCGAGGCGGCCGTCGACCGCGTCGAGGAGGTCCTGGCGACTGGCGTCGAAGCCGTCATCGTCTTCGGCATCCCCGAGTCCAAGGACGAGCGGGGCTCCCGCGCCTGGGCCGAGGACGGCGTCGTCCAGCGGGCGGTCCGCGACATCACGGCGGAGACGGACGCCTACGTCATCACCGACGTCTGCCTCTGCGAGTACACCGAGCACGGCCACTGCGGGGTGCTGGAGGAGAACGCCGACGAGGATCCGACGCTGACGGTCCGGAACGACGAGACGCTGGAGTTGCTCTCGGAGACGGCCGTCTCCCACGCCCGCGCGGGCGCCGACATGGTCGCGCCCTCGAGCATGACCGACGGGATGGTCGGCGCCATCCGCGAGGCGCTCGACGACGAGGGGTACGACGACGTCCCGATCATGAGCTACGCGGCCAAGTACGAGTCGGCCTTCTACGGGCCCTTCCGGGACGCCGCGGACGGCGCGCCCGCGTTCGGCGACCGCCGCCACTACCAGATGGACCCCGCGAACGCCCGCGAGGCGATGCGGGAGGTGGCGCTCGACGTCGAGGAGGGCGCCGACGTGCTGATGGTCAAGCCCGCGCTGCCGTACCTCGACATCGTGAGTTCGATTCGGCAGGAGTACGACCATCCCGTGGCCGCCTACAACGTCTCCGGGGAGTACGCGATGCTGCACGCCGCCGCCGAGAAGGGCTGGCTGGACCTGGATGAAGTCGCCCGCGAGTCGCTGCTGTCGATCAAGCGCGCCGGTGCGGACCTGATTCTCACCTACTTCGCAGAGGACGTCGCCGAGCGGCTGTGA
- the tatC gene encoding twin-arginine translocase subunit TatC — translation MGERDGTDDADDDDPTPPPEDDVGDGPGDGDPESGESGDPDPSDGDGDDGYDLYDPPTADDSWGSTDDVLGAADESGGDESDSDDESDSDNDADAREPDDADDGNGGPARRGRRDRSRDEDDDAVTDPGPTGEDLDIDPAAEADYTGASEGSEPESKSVPDPERSMNKPTGADGGAVSGTGTGGDFEEKAPDDEEMPLADHVEEMALRLLAVGLVMFGVAGIVLFYSDELINFLWYSFIGPEYGAVCPGPECPRDVRPRVYHPLALVLARIKVSTMVGFILALPVAVYQTYRFMRPGLYPHERRYYLAAVPTSLVLAATGVAMAYFAVLPSLFSYFRTYSEEAAVIAFGLTETFNLIVIMLGFFALIFQIPLLVMLAIMMGVTTRQWMQDRRLYFWGGFAAVAFVFSPDPTGMAPLIVAVTMIGLFEGTLTLLRWVGEGTIVPTADGLAERRPLAYLAAALGGYLVSAAPVPTGYYGQLPALVRETLAYNDLTIYTPLIIAGALIALFEAGAFLLRRFGHTRRALKARLAVDSARRPVWLVAIVVGYLGSPNPLLLEVVDDVSLAPVYAVGVAVGLIALYELAIVGLRRRDDRTAAEA, via the coding sequence ATGGGCGAGCGCGACGGCACCGACGACGCCGACGACGACGATCCGACGCCGCCCCCTGAGGACGACGTCGGGGACGGCCCCGGCGACGGGGACCCCGAGAGCGGCGAGAGCGGCGACCCCGACCCCAGCGACGGGGACGGGGACGACGGGTACGACCTGTACGACCCGCCGACGGCCGACGACAGCTGGGGATCGACCGACGACGTGCTGGGGGCCGCCGACGAATCGGGCGGCGACGAGAGCGACAGCGACGACGAGAGCGACAGCGATAACGACGCTGACGCGCGCGAGCCCGACGACGCGGACGACGGGAACGGGGGCCCCGCACGACGGGGCCGCCGCGATCGGTCCCGGGACGAGGACGACGACGCCGTGACCGACCCCGGGCCGACGGGCGAGGACCTCGACATCGACCCCGCGGCCGAGGCGGACTACACGGGCGCGTCGGAGGGATCGGAGCCGGAGTCGAAGTCGGTCCCCGACCCCGAGCGCAGCATGAACAAGCCGACCGGTGCCGACGGCGGCGCGGTCAGCGGCACCGGGACCGGGGGCGACTTCGAGGAGAAGGCCCCCGACGACGAGGAGATGCCCCTGGCCGACCACGTCGAGGAGATGGCGCTGCGCCTGCTGGCGGTCGGCCTCGTGATGTTCGGCGTCGCGGGCATCGTGCTCTTCTACTCGGACGAGCTGATCAACTTCCTGTGGTACTCCTTCATCGGCCCCGAGTACGGCGCCGTTTGCCCCGGGCCGGAGTGCCCGCGCGACGTCCGGCCGCGCGTCTACCACCCGCTCGCGCTGGTGCTGGCGCGCATCAAGGTGTCGACGATGGTCGGGTTCATCCTCGCGCTGCCGGTCGCGGTCTACCAGACCTACCGGTTCATGCGGCCCGGCCTCTACCCCCACGAGCGCCGCTACTACCTCGCGGCGGTCCCGACGAGCCTCGTGCTCGCGGCTACGGGCGTCGCGATGGCGTACTTCGCCGTGCTGCCGTCGCTGTTCTCCTACTTCCGGACCTACTCCGAGGAGGCCGCCGTCATCGCGTTCGGCCTCACGGAGACGTTCAACCTGATCGTCATCATGCTGGGCTTTTTCGCCCTGATCTTCCAGATCCCGCTGCTGGTGATGCTGGCGATCATGATGGGCGTCACCACGCGGCAGTGGATGCAGGACCGGCGGCTGTACTTCTGGGGTGGGTTCGCCGCCGTCGCGTTCGTGTTCAGCCCGGACCCGACCGGGATGGCGCCGCTGATCGTCGCCGTGACGATGATCGGCCTCTTCGAGGGGACGCTGACGCTGCTGCGGTGGGTCGGCGAGGGGACCATCGTGCCCACCGCCGACGGCCTGGCCGAGCGCCGGCCGCTGGCGTACCTCGCGGCCGCGCTGGGCGGCTACCTTGTCAGCGCCGCGCCCGTACCCACCGGCTACTACGGGCAGCTGCCCGCCCTCGTCCGCGAGACGCTCGCCTACAACGACCTGACGATCTACACGCCCCTGATCATCGCGGGGGCCCTGATCGCGCTGTTCGAGGCCGGCGCCTTCCTGCTGCGCCGGTTCGGCCACACCCGGCGCGCGCTCAAGGCCCGGCTGGCCGTCGACAGCGCCCGCCGGCCCGTCTGGCTCGTGGCCATCGTCGTCGGGTACCTCGGCAGCCCGAACCCGCTGCTGCTCGAGGTCGTCGACGACGTCTCGCTGGCGCCGGTCTACGCGGTCGGCGTCGCCGTCGGCCTGATCGCCCTGTACGAGCTGGCGATCGTCGGCCTGCGCCGGCGCGACGACCGCACCGCGGCCGAGGCCTGA
- a CDS encoding Lrp/AsnC family transcriptional regulator — translation MEPDETDRAVINALLADGRASAREIASETGLPAPTVAKRLDALEAANVVGGYEARVDYEQLGYDVSAVFQLSVDGDGLAELTDRLRDHDRMIAVYEVTGSHDVVAIGKFRDTASLDEEIKTLLTDPAVEDATTAIVLDTVREFEQFPVDAD, via the coding sequence ATGGAGCCCGACGAGACGGACCGGGCGGTGATCAACGCCCTGCTCGCGGACGGGCGGGCCAGCGCCCGGGAGATCGCCTCGGAGACCGGCCTGCCGGCGCCGACGGTGGCCAAGCGGCTCGACGCCCTCGAAGCGGCGAACGTCGTCGGGGGGTACGAGGCCCGCGTCGACTACGAGCAGCTGGGCTACGACGTCAGCGCGGTCTTCCAGCTGTCCGTCGACGGCGACGGGCTGGCGGAGCTGACCGACCGGCTGCGCGACCACGACCGGATGATCGCTGTCTACGAGGTGACCGGCAGCCACGACGTGGTCGCCATCGGGAAGTTCCGGGACACCGCCTCGCTGGACGAGGAGATCAAGACGCTGCTGACCGACCCCGCGGTCGAGGACGCGACCACGGCCATCGTCCTCGACACCGTCCGCGAGTTCGAACAGTTCCCCGTCGACGCCGACTGA